GTGTAATATATtcagccgaccccatttagttgggataaggctgagttgttgtttggTGTAATCAAATAATCACTAGTACAACAATCAAAAAGTAAAACCAGGATACTATAAGCATGTTCAGGAAGGGCGATATTTACAAATAATCTAGGTAGGTACCATCATACGATTGTCAATATCCATTTCCTGAATGCAGCGAAATACCATGTCAGCCATTCCATCACCTTCTACATCTATTAGTTCCTGCACCCAAGACACCAAACCATCCAAATCAATGTTCAATGTAATGTCACATGGCAACAGCTAACAGTTCTAGAATAGAGACCCCTACCAAAGAGCTCTTCTGGGCATTATTATAGCACCTTCTGATTCAtttgtctttgtttttccaTATCAAATTCTTTATCCTTAGTGCTTAAATCACTATCATGAATAAGCATTGATAATTGTTGAAAGAGTGTCACATTAAAGGCAGCATACATTCTGAACACCACCCTGTGGCATTTGatcaataaaatatttaaaatactTCAATGTTTATAACTCATTGCTAGCAATGGATGGCATTGTTTCAAACCCTTAAAGGTAAACCATGATGCAGTTGCTCTAGCCTGGCTGGATGgacatgacccactttggagaCCTAAACCAAGAACCAGTAAACCAGTTTTCTGATCTGGCAAGGGCTAACTTCCTTAACAGCAACCGTATTCATTACAAACAACGAACAAAATTCTAAAGAACCATGCTAAATAACCAGAGAAAATGGAAAACTTACAGGAGTAAAAAGAGCCTCAGGAGCTTGGAACCGTTCAGTGCCAACTTTAATAACCCTTCCATCTGGCAGCTGATCAAATTAACTCTCAGTAATAAGAAGCAAAACCAAATATAGAGATCTTAAGTTGAAATGAATACATATTTACACCACTACTGAGTTTTATAGGCCTTGCATTGCTGGCCAAGTATGaggtgttgtgtgatcgacctATTCCTTTACAAttggaaggaaaattttataggacaatcatacaaccggttatgatgtatggtgtgaaatgttgggcagttaagaatcATCATGTACATAAACTTAGtatagcagagatgaggatgttaagatggacgtgtggcaaaactaggcaGGATAAAGTAAGggatgatcatattagagctgatttgggagtagctccaatacatgataagctatgagaaagtcttTTGAGGTgccatggccatgttcaacggaggcctttggatgctctagtacagaggagtgatttgattcaaactGAAGGAACTAAAGAGCCAGgaacagacctaaaatgaccttaggagaaatgttgagaaaagacatgcatagcttaggcctttcATCAAGTtggacctcgaatagagctgatcgGAAGGAAAGGATCCATGAACCAACCCCGTTTAGTTggtataaggctgagttgttggtTCCAGAAAAGCAACACATGCATAAAACAACTTATCAATTCAACTCAAATAAACCACTGACTTATCTGAACTATTTGGGGTTGGCTACAACTCTTATGCACTCATGTCTTCTCACACCACTGTAAGCAAAGCCATTGTTGCCTTCAACTTGCACCTTATTGGTCTTCATTGCACATGGTTGAACCTCAGTAAACAGTTGCCCCAACAGGGAGTTTTTCCATCCTAAATCCATGGATCCAACAGTTTAGGCACGGGGCAAAACAGATGGCATCATCACAGAGCGGCGGTGGTATTCATGCTGAAGTATGTTATATGCCTGGAGAAGAATGGGAAACTTATCTCTGCCGAGAATTTGAATGTGAACCTGGTCATACTCTGGATTCAAACCAGTaaggaaatcatagacacgcTCCATCTCAGGTTCCTTCTAAAAGGTAGCAGTATCAGAAGAACACGCCATAGGAAGAGGGTGATAAAAgtccagttgctgccaaagTGCGTTCAGGGCAGCATAATAAGAGGTGAGAAACATATCCTTCTGTGTGGTTTCTCGAACCTGGCGACAGCTCATAGATCTGAGCATAGTTATTGGTTTGGGCATATGTCTGATGGACAGCATCCCATAGTTCTTGTGCAAAGTTCAAGAGAGCAAAACTGGCACTAATTCGAGGCTCTATGGAATTCAAGAGTAAAGATTTTACCAAGGCATCATTACCAATCCGGGTAGTCTTGGCAATACCACTGGATGGTATGGGATGTCACCGGTCAAGTACCCGAGAAGATCATTCCCACGGATAGTTAAGAGGCATGCTTGTGACCATGCAAGGTAATTAGACCCATTCAATTTGGTTGGACCCAGTTTGAGAGAGGTTATGGCCATGAGTCCCAATACGACTCACCTCACTACCCCCAAGGTCTCCCGCGGAGTCGTTAACATCATTATCCTTCGCCATGAAGTCGGAATCTCAATGAGAAAGGGTGTTGAAACAAATATATAAAGCAAAGAGTAGTAGTATGGAGGCTACCGTATCATTCATGAGAGATGTGGGAAGTCATATGGTGGCGAATGAGGCTGAAGCACAACGGTAGAAGGCCTAGTGCCTTTACAGTAGCAGCGGTAAGGCTTGGCAATGAAGAGGAGCAGGCGGCAGGGAGCCGCAAGAGGCCAGAGGGGCCTACGGTAGAGCCGACAAGGGTTACGGCCCTTAGAGGAGGGTGGCAGGAGCCTAGGCGGGACCCTAGGAGGTTGCAAGAGGAGGACGAGGACCCTGGGAGGTCGCAAGAGGAAGGCGGGAGCCTGGGAGGTCGTGACAAGGGGTTGGGAGCCCCTGGTGCTTGCGGCAGGAGGAGGAAAGGCTTGGGCCTGGTGGTGGAGGGGCCTAACAGCTAGGCAGACCCATCCGGAGGGGCTGTATGGGCCTATTGGCGAAAGGCGGCATctagtggtgatggtggtggcgaGATAGGCACCGGTCAGCAGTGGTCAGTGGCGGTCAGACGTGGTACGACATGTGTTGGCGCATgttcagtcaaccatgtttGACACGGAGAGGCCGGAGTGTCAAATACTGATGGTGGAACCCTACTACAGTGGCagcaggaagaaaaaaaaaacaagtgtagaaaacctaggacctataaccagtaacttgagagaagagaaaaaagagagaatgagagaataataacttgttgtctttattgataggaaagcccctctatttataatagaggggaaattacaaatagaaaggggaactcctaatcatgataggattccaagttacaataggaaaaaaactagaacaaacaactcaaactgaaactaagactaacaactcacagtagaattaggacttgacataattagaaactaggactccaactaggactaggaaaatagaagatacacatatcaaccaaagcactgttcacgtgaacagtgtcacgtgaacagtacttctcaacactccccctcaagctggattatacaaataagtaaagaaagaagattcagcttgaactaaagaaaaaagaattcctaataatgctaacaacAGAAAtccttttttagggttttgaggctctaataccaagttgaATATCAAATATTTGGCTTGTCCCTAGAGGATTGaggcccactttatttatagattaaaatgataaacacaGATAAAgtatgctaggtggagatgacTCAGCTCCACCTTAGAACACTCAAGATACATCGAATCTGGACAATACATTGAACCTGGACACCCATTAACAGAGTCCAATAAGGAACTAATTACATAAAGACCCAATGACAAAGATAGGCAAAACACTGACATGACTTTACTAGACCAACTCTAACCAAACACTACTAAGTAGTAGCTACTAAGAATAGTAACGATATAACAAGGAAAGTGTTAATAAATGCAAGGGCTTATTGTTGTAAATTTTCGAAGAAACTATTGAAAATTGGGACGGCCAAAAAAGGAAGAACTGTCATTGCAGACAGAGGGAGTACAACTTAAGAAATAtagtaaaattcaaaataatttaaaatttaggGACCAGAATTACTTATTCAACCCCCAGATCCCATTTATGGCCTCAAAAGTTACGGAAGAAAGTTTTTCACTTAAAGAACTTGGCACAGGAATATGCACAAGGATACAGATACTTGTTGTAATTTATCCATTTTAAATCAATATAATACATTCTTATAAGACAAGCTCCACTCCTTGAGGCTCAAGCCTCAGTTCATTCCTTTCACTTTGGAAAAAAACTGATTTAAAATTTGAACCATATCCTAAAAATATCATTTGAAGAACCAACACCAGTCCCTTGATTTTGTATCCAGCATACAAAGCATACAAGTACTTAAAAAACATAGATAACCGCATAAAATTGCTGGAAAATACAAGTAAATTAAGTGGACTATAAGCTCACTAGTTCTGTCCTTTCATGGTCATCCAAATTCTCAAACAATGAAGATATGGGCTAACTACTGACTTCCTAGTATACAGACGATCCACATTAGGAAAATATGCTTATTAAGTTCAATTGAGGACAATGTTTGGGCATAGCGTTACTTTGTGAGGAGTGGTGTATTTCTATTGTGCTCTCCAAGTACCTTATGTATTTCTATGTAAGCAAAGGTTGATCTTTGATTGCTGATCCTTTGAAGGATTTTACTCTTGTCTTCTATCCATTTTCAATAAAGTTTTTTATCATAATGTACATGCATATGTTTATTATGCTCATGCAAATGGCTGCTGCAACATTCTAATGGGAGAACTTACTGTATAATTCTTGACAAGGATTGTGGTTTCCAGTCCCAACTGGTATTCCCGTTTGTAATCATAACTACAAAAACAATAGATCTAATATACTCAGTAGCAATGTGAGGAAGTTCCACAAATATACtccagaaaagaagtttaagttTTACCTGATGTAACAGAGCTTCTCCTTTATTTCCCGAACAGTTTCAAAGTCTGCATTTCTATTCATTGCATACCTTAAAGCCACAAACATTCATTCTCTCGTGAAAACACAGAAAGTGCAATGGAACGATGGAGTGAAATGAAATTCCATATTGATTTTATGAACTTATTTCAGAAAGAGGAGGCCCTCACCCTCTTCTTTGGAGCAAATCAACAAGATAAGATGTTATATGCCTCCCAGCCACATTCATTCGCTTTGTAAGATGAGGGAATGAGTAGCCATCAACAACTGGAACCTGGACATAAGATCTAAAGTAAATGGATCtcaatttttaagtttttaatttttcttcttccactgtagaagtatatatatatgtgagggatgggtatgctagaGGTATACCATCAGCTAGCACcttatgtgtctctctctctctcttccccccctttgaaatgactcccttacccctcaaagggaggaagagagagatagacacataggttGCTAACTtacggtataccgctagcatacccagccTTTTCCACATATATGtatgggataaagttctctgcactgggggCGCAggatgcacccagacacatggggggtgggcgaaatgaccggcCCACCCCCCCTTGGATGACCCAAACCCTGCCCATGTCCTGTCCcatatgtctgggcacaggtgcgctcctggacagagaatgtgcgccctatatatatatatgacagaGAGAGAAAACGAAGTTACACCTGATAAATTCCTAATATAAATTAGGTCCCTTTTTTTGGCAAAAAGTTTCATATGATAATTGAGACAGCTAAATGACCTTACAAAATTTTGCAAACATTTTCATATTGATGACCACAATAAATGAAATAGTGAAGATTttatgtagataagtcacttagggcttcttttagtggaaataagctttgggttgggtcatatatgtattgggactttgatcccatgggtttactttgtaattggctaatttaatgagcctaaaatatgggtagaaagtaggaaaacgggatttacttcattagtttagttagagtcctattttgagtctgttttctttattatttcactttcttagtcaatttaggttaccttaaggatggggttaggcctttcttttttagtgtctaagtctattttttgtcttctatataagttcgtaagggaggccagcattggacaataatttaattaatgaaatattggctttaccctttgtgaaaatcctgagacatgatgggtgagatgcccaggctgagatagccaaccccacctttccccatccccttccatcggttcttgattctaaaccctagtttcagtcaaatcgagttcaagagtgctacaagcttttGGGATTTCTTTTCAACAGATTGTtacatcgatttcttgaagattattacatcaagatcattgctgcttcaacaggttacaaatttgtgggtttttatttgttacttcaaccaagaaAATTGTTCCCTCgtttgagttcccattgttcccttggttccctcatatgattttagttcccattgttcacttggttccctcatatgatttcttatttattggagggttttctatttgatcctgcctagGGTTAGACCTATTCAGGTGTTAGTCTTGCATTAAGATTAGGGTCATTTTTTATGTTAGATGATTCCCCCAACTCGGAAcgaagagaaaaacaagtttcCAAGGCTTTCGGTTGCCCTCGGTTTTGTATCTAACTCACGGTTTTTGTTTTGCAGGTTTAAAGGAGCAAGTGTATCTTACCTGTACTGATCCGTACCGGATTGTATCAGTCTCGTATTGGAATGCATCGACATGTATCAGTCgatacaatttaaaaaaaaaaaaaattaagcatCGTATCGGTAAGTATCATATCGTTACCACCAATACCGATACAATACACACCGATACTTAAAATCCTGCTAGACACTTCCATATAGCAATAAAAACTGTTGGTGTGGGAATGGTTTCCCACACGTTAGTGTAGGAAAACCTCCCTCTAAATACAATGTGTCAGCAAATTTGCTAATTTGTTACTGTATCTTTCCACCCAATCAATTGATTACTTGTCTTTCAAGTTCTAACCATGTTTTGTATAGGTAGTAATTAAAGTTTTTACAAGGGGAATAGCATGTCAAAAGAAGACCTCATAACCACTTGGTATGAGTATGGATAATGTTGTTGCTGATTCACAGACCTTTTTGACTTTCCCAAAATAACTACCTCATTCATTTTACCAAAATATCGATTAAACATCTGTGGATATTTGATGATGGGGCAGCTAAATTATTACAGTTAACTTAGCTATAGAATACGGATCTCTTCAAAGCAACACAGCCATGAGAAAACATTCTCCTACAGCTTGAAAACAATTTCCAGAGCATCTTACCACATGAGTGACACCATCACCAGAGTCGATAACAAGACCAGTCAGCAAGCCTGTGACGAAAAAGTATCAAGTAAGAAAACAAGCATCATACCTGGTAAGTGAAACAAGTACAGATATGAATACCAAAATGGAATGCAAACAAGGCAGAAAGTGGTTTTCAATGTTCTCCAGCAGTCAAGAGAGGCCTTTGTATAATTTCCAACAACTTGAAAAGAACCCATCGCCAGtagaatttttttcatttcttttttctttttttaattaagagGTGTGAACCTTCAATGGTCATTATAAGTACCTTGAGCATACAATGTCAAAACAGCTTGGATTTGAATGAAGACACCTGCGAAGTTGTACTTTTCAAACATGGTCTCTACCTGTatttttttcaaaccaaaccataAGAATAGACACAACAGGCATTAACAAGATACATGTGTCATACATGAAAAGACAGTGAACTTTGTGATAGAAACAAACATAAAGAATAGATTTTCTAATCAATACCAACCATTTTTTCACGGTTTTTTGAAGGATTAAGAGGTGGGTCTGTGAGTAAGATCTTACATTCTGTTGGGTCTATCTGTTGAAAGACAAAGTGGATGTCAGTTAAGTCAATCATAGTAATTAGCCAACGCAACTTAAAACCTCTTCTAGGTTGCAAAGGGGATTGAGGTACTAGAAATTACTTTTAGTTCATTGAAAAATGCATGATCCCAAATGTGGCCCATATCATCCCAATTCTGCACAATGCCATTGTGTACAGGATAAGATATATCGAGTTGATGCCGCAACTCTGCACAACCATCTCCTACCACAATGTCCTAAATGAAAAGAAGCATAAGAAAACCCATTCAAACAAGTTCCAGAAACCTAGAATTCCTACAGATCACAATACTTATGATATTCCCAAGTTGTTGTAATAAGTCTCTGTGACTTTCCTACATGATTATGAGTAAGTTTGTACAACAACATAAagcaaaaattaaaatacatatcTCAGGGTAAATATTAACGAAATATATTATATGCAACTAACAGATCAAAAATAACAATTTAATGTTTTTCTCCATAAAAGTGTTGGATGCTTACATCAGCTTCTTCTCAAGATAAAGTTTCCTGGCTATGTATGTCTGCAATATACTTCGCATCCCCATgggtaatttttgttttttaaacaaaataaaagttaACTCTTGAATTTTTATGTGCTCCCTCATTAGTAACTTTTCATAAAGAAAAACAGTGACAGATCAAGGAAGctaccaagcaaaaaaaaatgtgagaatgaaaatgaatgTGGGCGCCAATGGCAAAAACCAGTCTAATGACACTGAAATTTTTTCTCTATCTTTACAGACAGAAAGCAAATGTGGCAAAACGAGCCTGCTAGGGAGACAATTTGCATCACCGTAACCAACCAACAAAAGCATCAGAATACATTAATCAAGTTGGGACTTGATTGAACCAACTTGTGTGACAGCATTAGCAATGTCAAGATCAAAACTTAGTCACCCATCTCAGGCAAGcatttttttccaactcacACCCATCCATGTCCACCATATCCAGCTTAGAAATAACTCTTAAACAGTCagcatgaataaaaaattatctaaaAGAGCATGCCAGGTGCAATTGAGCCCTTCAACAGCCAGATAAAAACCCAACTGACAGCCTTACCAAGGTGTATTTCGACCAACAAAGGGCCATTACTCAGACCTGGTCCCGCTTATGCTGGGTCCTTGGAGGATGAGTTTGGAGATGGTCCTAACCTTTAGCATTTTTTTTGAGCAAAGTGGTCGCTCTTAAGACAAACCCGGGCATTTTCTCCAAGGTCCAAGCAATGGCCCCTTACCCAGGTGTATTAAGACCAATGTCCCCCAAAAATTCTTGTCCAaatgttcaaacttcaaagccTCAGTAGCACACACCAAGTTAGTTACAAATCATTACCTAAACATCTTTCTTTCCAGGGAATGCAGTAAAAGATGGTAGAATTGCCAAAATAAAATCTCACCTTCAACTCTTGTTCCACGAGTGATTCTTCATACCGCAGCATGGGCCTCCCCACCACACAAGGAAATACAGATGTTGGAAAGTTTTCCCCAGCAAATCCACATTTTACATACTGCAAGGAATACATCAATCTAATACTGTAGAAATACCTAAAGGAAGCATCAGAAACTATTCAGGATAACATTCACAAAAACAGTTGCAACATTAAGATGGTGAATAATAGTGTAGCCTACTCTGAGTCAACATGTCGTGAACTAGAAAAAAGGGCGTACGTGATACACGAGGCTTCCGCCACTGAAGGGTCtgggggagggtcataatgtacgcagccttacccctgctttcgcagagaggctgtttgcAGTGTCGTGAACTAGAAAGACCGGAAAAAATCATGTCTCTACCCCTAGAGTTATGATTCTAGGGCAGGCTTTGGGGATTGTAGACTACCAAGAAAACCACATTTCTCACCGTACACACATTTTAAACTTGCTCATTCCCAAATCAGGAAACTGGTATGTAAATTGTGACAGCATAGTCTATATCCAAAAATATAATAGGTGGAAACAAATAGAATATTTTATCCTCAAGTATAGCAATGCATGCCTGTATCCATATATGAATTGCAGAACTATCTGAACTTATGAAGGGATACAGGTCTACAGGCATGTAATTGACTCTTTATGGTTACTAATATGCGCTACTATAAGAGGCCCAACAACCTGGTGATCTTCAACGCTCCATTCACAATCTTGACAGTCACCTGTTGATCCTATCTCATCAATCTTCGATTCATGACAACTGATATCCAAGACTACTTAAAGATATCGAATTCAATAACGGAAGTGACGGCTGACGAATCCAATGAGTTCCAATCTCTAACAGTTCATTCTCCACAGATCGGTCAAACCAGTTTAAAGATGGGCATATAAGGCTCGTAACATCA
The nucleotide sequence above comes from Telopea speciosissima isolate NSW1024214 ecotype Mountain lineage chromosome 3, Tspe_v1, whole genome shotgun sequence. Encoded proteins:
- the LOC122656643 gene encoding actin-related protein 2 gives rise to the protein MDNRNVVVCDNGTGYVKCGFAGENFPTSVFPCVVGRPMLRYEESLVEQELKDIVVGDGCAELRHQLDISYPVHNGIVQNWDDMGHIWDHAFFNELKIDPTECKILLTDPPLNPSKNREKMVETMFEKYNFAGVFIQIQAVLTLYAQGLLTGLVIDSGDGVTHVVPVVDGYSFPHLTKRMNVAGRHITSYLVDLLQRRGYAMNRNADFETVREIKEKLCYISYDYKREYQLGLETTILVKNYTLPDGRVIKVGTERFQAPEALFTPELIDVEGDGMADMVFRCIQEMDIDNRMMLYQHIVLSGGSTMYPGLPSRLEKEILDRYLEVVLKGNKDGLKKLRLRIEDPPRRKHMVYLGGAVLAGIMKDAPEFWISRQDYLEEGIACLRKCGQA